A part of Marinomonas rhizomae genomic DNA contains:
- a CDS encoding site-specific integrase, with translation MINKQKTFLTAPIDVNVTIINPSQCVLKVHGKHINIGALCYLKRQKNNTGYIVNESSISKERFSDVRKLIHFISDLSETSMSIVSIKLRFNNFAFFVDWCDKNSRHNALKSFEEARDALASFISYLLELVKTQKLHNNTAARYQYDVIIVFRDCFGYESLEQGLNLLKKSNRATTNTASPDERDQGKVLAISLSLFNGFCKEILNNGKYPFLISLPKDTGFENNQAWVFPIISYAQHPSRRDPLEKKYKAYNYKEGRLNSVNEIQHHFASKQLAVNSIRIAQQILEKNETEGTSNRLSHASIAMNAFLILFVANTGMNWSEVCKLTWRDSYEVDVESQGFREIKYRAFDRTVTFIITSSFLPHFKKYLKLRDYAQRHTGKIDLLFFTLNKKSAFKPHKLAETRLTSICKSFQLFDPSLPIISAKEWRATKSDYLVRNTDLQTASVLLQSDERTVLDHYTKGSRTKGISEISNFLERVVSKVKQQNKDNLIAVEAALGKCDNPGNPSPENAPPIIPDCKKGEGCLFCSHYGVHADEIDIRKLYSFKFCIESTSHLSESVDYYLKVFGAVLERIDALLKSFKGLSDNHNELVVRVENEVYNDGDLDPYWETKYEQLLNLGVI, from the coding sequence ATGATTAACAAACAGAAAACTTTTTTAACGGCACCAATTGACGTCAATGTAACCATTATCAATCCTAGTCAGTGCGTCCTTAAGGTACACGGAAAACATATTAATATAGGCGCTCTTTGTTATCTTAAGCGACAAAAAAACAATACTGGTTATATAGTAAATGAGTCATCAATTTCAAAAGAAAGATTCAGTGATGTTAGGAAATTGATTCATTTCATTAGCGATCTTTCTGAAACAAGTATGAGTATTGTAAGCATAAAATTGAGATTCAATAACTTTGCTTTTTTTGTAGATTGGTGCGATAAAAATTCACGACACAATGCCCTAAAATCTTTTGAAGAAGCCAGAGATGCTCTAGCTAGTTTTATCAGTTATCTTCTAGAGCTAGTAAAAACACAAAAACTTCATAACAACACGGCTGCACGTTATCAATACGATGTAATAATTGTTTTTCGGGATTGCTTTGGCTATGAGAGTCTTGAACAAGGCTTAAACCTTCTTAAAAAATCTAACAGAGCAACAACCAATACGGCCTCACCTGACGAAAGAGACCAAGGTAAAGTCCTGGCAATATCACTTTCACTTTTCAACGGTTTTTGTAAAGAAATATTAAATAATGGAAAGTATCCTTTTTTAATCTCATTGCCAAAAGACACCGGATTTGAAAACAATCAAGCATGGGTCTTTCCTATCATTAGCTACGCCCAGCACCCTTCTCGAAGGGATCCTTTGGAAAAAAAATATAAGGCATATAATTATAAAGAGGGCCGCCTTAATTCTGTGAATGAGATACAACACCACTTCGCATCGAAACAGTTAGCCGTAAATTCTATTAGGATTGCTCAACAAATTTTAGAAAAAAATGAAACAGAAGGAACGTCAAATAGATTATCGCATGCCTCAATCGCGATGAATGCTTTTCTGATTTTGTTTGTTGCAAATACTGGTATGAATTGGTCTGAAGTTTGTAAATTAACATGGCGGGACTCATATGAAGTCGACGTAGAATCCCAAGGGTTTCGGGAGATAAAATATAGAGCTTTTGATAGAACTGTTACTTTTATAATAACCTCGTCTTTCCTTCCCCATTTTAAAAAATATTTGAAGCTAAGAGATTACGCTCAACGCCATACAGGAAAAATCGATTTATTATTTTTTACTTTAAATAAAAAATCAGCATTTAAACCCCACAAGCTTGCTGAAACTAGGCTGACAAGCATATGTAAGTCTTTCCAATTATTTGATCCATCCCTGCCGATCATTTCAGCAAAAGAGTGGCGCGCCACAAAGAGTGACTATCTTGTAAGAAATACAGACCTGCAAACTGCGTCTGTTCTATTGCAGTCTGATGAAAGAACAGTCCTAGATCATTATACAAAAGGGTCTAGGACTAAGGGAATTAGTGAGATAAGCAATTTTCTGGAGCGCGTAGTTTCTAAAGTCAAACAACAAAATAAAGATAATTTAATAGCAGTAGAAGCAGCCCTTGGAAAATGCGACAACCCTGGTAATCCGTCACCGGAAAATGCCCCCCCAATCATTCCGGACTGCAAAAAAGGAGAAGGTTGCCTATTTTGCAGTCACTATGGTGTTCATGCTGATGAGATTGATATTAGGAAACTATATAGCTTCAAGTTTTGCATAGAATCAACTTCCCACCTCAGCGAGTCAGTTGATTACTACCTTAAAGTATTTGGGGCAGTACTTGAGCGAATTGACGCCTTGCTAAAATCATTTAAAGGCCTGTCGGACAACCATAATGAGCTTGTTGTGCGGGTAGAGAATGAAGTCTATAACGATGGTGATTTGGATCCTTACTGGGAAACCAAATATGAACAACTGCTTAATTTAGGAGTGATTTAG
- a CDS encoding GIY-YIG nuclease family protein has translation MPPIDHDKRKRTLRPSLDDIFEGLDEFGLLDVQAKRSSVSAPLEVSKFENINEFIDQHGRPPSNEGDLAEKLLARSLKGYLENHDFRVSLKSYDRHGLLAEVNNIKGIDDTSCPGLVDETIIEQPKKAMMADKTSLAEEVTSLDDIFASAEFADIDLGDSSLFDPVHIQFDSNREAPDEIAQRRTCEDFYQFENIFNGIHDGLRAERIKTARFTQATKINEGDSFILKGVVCLIDSIGEYRTNNEGRYDPRLRVIFENGTESNLLLHSLSKRLYEDESGRRIVREAESVEDAFNNISHKDKRAGQIYFVTTKSEKTELKGIPNLVKIGYTELTVEERTKNAERDTAFLEGPIRILASMECYNLNPHKFESLIHGFLHAQRLKMTLVGKDGKAYHPKEWFSVPLDTAREVVRRIIDGSITQYRINNTTGRLIKKHE, from the coding sequence ATGCCACCAATCGATCATGATAAGAGGAAGAGGACATTACGCCCTTCTTTGGATGATATTTTTGAAGGGTTAGATGAATTTGGACTTTTAGATGTTCAAGCCAAACGATCCAGTGTTAGTGCACCACTGGAGGTATCCAAGTTTGAAAATATTAACGAGTTCATAGATCAACATGGAAGACCCCCATCCAACGAAGGAGATCTAGCTGAAAAGCTATTGGCTCGTAGTTTAAAGGGATACTTGGAGAACCATGACTTCCGCGTAAGTTTAAAATCATACGATCGGCATGGCCTGCTTGCAGAAGTAAATAATATTAAAGGTATCGATGATACTTCATGTCCAGGTTTGGTCGACGAAACCATCATAGAGCAGCCTAAAAAAGCCATGATGGCGGACAAAACCTCGTTAGCTGAAGAGGTAACCTCATTAGACGATATTTTTGCTAGTGCGGAATTTGCAGATATTGATTTAGGTGACTCCTCTCTCTTTGATCCTGTCCATATTCAGTTTGATTCAAATAGAGAAGCTCCTGATGAGATTGCTCAACGCCGTACTTGCGAAGACTTCTATCAATTTGAAAATATTTTCAATGGTATACATGACGGGTTGAGAGCAGAAAGAATCAAAACTGCCCGCTTTACTCAAGCAACCAAAATCAATGAAGGTGATTCCTTTATTCTTAAAGGGGTAGTTTGCCTAATAGACAGTATTGGTGAATATAGAACAAATAATGAAGGCCGGTATGATCCAAGATTAAGAGTCATTTTTGAGAACGGAACAGAATCCAACCTTCTACTACACTCTCTTAGTAAAAGACTTTATGAAGATGAAAGTGGCAGAAGAATTGTTCGAGAAGCTGAATCTGTGGAGGATGCCTTTAACAATATATCCCACAAAGACAAACGAGCAGGCCAGATTTATTTCGTCACCACAAAAAGTGAAAAAACTGAACTAAAAGGAATCCCTAATCTAGTCAAAATAGGCTATACAGAACTTACCGTTGAAGAGAGAACAAAAAATGCTGAACGGGACACTGCCTTTTTAGAAGGCCCTATAAGGATATTGGCTTCGATGGAATGTTATAATCTGAACCCTCACAAGTTTGAAAGCCTGATTCATGGCTTTCTCCATGCTCAACGTCTAAAAATGACTCTGGTTGGTAAAGACGGAAAAGCTTATCACCCTAAAGAATGGTTTTCTGTCCCTTTAGACACTGCTAGAGAGGTCGTTAGACGGATCATCGATGGAAGCATCACTCAGTATCGAATAAACAACACTACGGGAAGGCTTATAAAGAAACATGAATAG
- a CDS encoding DEAD/DEAH box helicase: MADLLTVQYKQTGKSSNLNSMGMREMQARAFEARDAQYLLLKAPPASGKSRALMFLGLDKLNKQGLKKVIVAVPEMSIGGSFKDTDLMSYGFFADWKVQASYNLCIPGGEDNKVKAFIRFMSDPDAGIMVCTHATLRFAYQEMSPIDFSDTVVAIDEFHHTSVDGENRLGGLIDGIMNHSNAHIIAMTGSYFRGDAVPILLPEDEEKFTQVTYSYYEQLNGYRYLKSLGIGYHFYKGRYTEALSGVLDTSKKTIVHIPNVNAVESTKDKLAEVDYILQAIGTVIEKDPMTGIITVKDDAGRLFKVADLVDDGPTRIEVQNYLRNVTKADDVDIIIALGMAKEGFDWPWCEHVLTIGYRSSLTEIIQIIGRSTRDCEGKSHAQFTNLISQPDAEDDDVRVSVNNMLKAITVSLLMEQVLAPSVTFKPRSKLLLDEDVAPGTVIIEDTTSPVSDKVIKALENMDNIKAAILHKPEIIAPVVTGDADLEVFEQVEIPKVIEKLYPDMDADEIQTLAEAAYTSMVIQSTGGLFDESDLPEGAIIMTPEGVEADKASYSVDSEAVLKPNQTQPTPDAKPNRKFVMIGNKFINIENLNIDLIKQVNPFQGAYEVLSKTVTSSVLKTIQDTVVGMRSNMSEEEVVILWPRIQEFRKENGKEPSITASDPYERRLADALAYLKRKAQERKASQPKSA, encoded by the coding sequence ATGGCAGATTTATTAACAGTCCAGTACAAGCAAACAGGCAAGAGCTCTAATTTAAACTCGATGGGAATGCGTGAAATGCAGGCCCGTGCATTCGAAGCGCGTGATGCTCAATATCTACTATTAAAAGCGCCACCGGCATCTGGTAAGTCTCGTGCTTTAATGTTTTTAGGGCTGGATAAGCTAAACAAGCAAGGATTGAAAAAAGTTATTGTGGCTGTGCCAGAAATGTCAATTGGCGGCTCTTTTAAAGATACCGATTTGATGAGCTATGGATTCTTTGCTGATTGGAAAGTACAAGCGAGCTATAACCTCTGTATACCAGGCGGCGAAGACAATAAGGTTAAAGCGTTCATTCGGTTCATGAGTGATCCTGATGCCGGTATTATGGTTTGTACGCATGCTACGCTACGCTTTGCTTATCAAGAAATGAGCCCCATAGACTTCTCTGACACGGTCGTTGCCATTGACGAGTTTCATCACACTTCAGTAGATGGAGAAAACCGTTTGGGTGGATTAATTGATGGCATAATGAACCACTCAAACGCACATATCATTGCAATGACAGGGTCATATTTTCGTGGTGATGCAGTCCCTATTTTACTTCCTGAAGATGAAGAAAAATTCACTCAGGTCACTTATTCTTACTACGAGCAATTAAATGGCTATCGGTATCTTAAATCGCTAGGTATTGGTTATCACTTCTATAAGGGTCGCTACACAGAAGCTCTATCCGGTGTTCTAGATACCTCCAAAAAGACTATCGTTCATATCCCTAATGTCAATGCAGTAGAGTCCACCAAAGATAAATTGGCTGAAGTTGATTACATTCTTCAAGCGATTGGTACAGTCATTGAAAAAGACCCGATGACTGGCATTATCACCGTGAAAGATGACGCAGGCCGCTTGTTTAAAGTCGCGGACTTAGTTGATGATGGACCAACACGCATTGAAGTACAAAACTATCTCCGAAATGTAACAAAAGCTGATGATGTTGATATTATTATTGCTTTAGGCATGGCAAAAGAAGGCTTTGATTGGCCTTGGTGCGAGCATGTTTTAACTATAGGATACCGATCATCTTTAACAGAAATAATTCAGATTATTGGGCGATCAACAAGGGACTGCGAAGGTAAATCACATGCTCAATTTACGAATTTAATTTCTCAGCCAGATGCGGAAGATGATGATGTTAGAGTGTCTGTTAACAACATGCTCAAAGCCATCACGGTATCTTTGTTGATGGAGCAAGTTTTAGCTCCCTCGGTTACATTCAAGCCACGGTCAAAGCTTTTACTTGATGAAGATGTCGCACCTGGCACAGTAATCATTGAGGATACTACGTCACCCGTTTCAGATAAGGTGATTAAAGCATTGGAGAACATGGATAACATCAAGGCAGCCATCCTTCACAAACCTGAAATTATAGCTCCTGTTGTAACTGGCGACGCGGATCTAGAAGTATTCGAACAAGTCGAAATACCTAAGGTTATAGAAAAACTGTACCCAGATATGGATGCTGATGAGATTCAAACGTTAGCTGAGGCCGCTTACACTTCTATGGTTATTCAATCTACCGGTGGCCTTTTTGATGAGTCTGATTTGCCAGAAGGTGCCATAATCATGACACCTGAGGGTGTAGAGGCTGATAAAGCATCATATTCCGTGGATTCGGAGGCAGTGTTGAAGCCTAATCAGACTCAACCTACTCCAGATGCAAAGCCTAATCGTAAGTTTGTCATGATAGGTAACAAGTTCATTAATATCGAAAATCTAAACATTGACCTCATTAAGCAAGTAAATCCATTCCAGGGAGCCTACGAAGTCCTTTCGAAAACAGTGACATCCTCTGTGTTGAAAACTATCCAAGATACCGTGGTAGGAATGCGCTCTAACATGTCTGAAGAAGAAGTTGTTATTTTATGGCCACGTATTCAGGAATTTAGAAAAGAAAATGGGAAAGAGCCTTCGATAACAGCCAGCGACCCATATGAACGTCGTTTAGCGGACGCCTTAGCTTATTTAAAGCGTAAGGCACAAGAACGTAAAGCATCACAACCAAAAAGCGCTTAG
- a CDS encoding class I SAM-dependent DNA methyltransferase, whose translation MAISQARIIESLEQFCSNINLKEFIFSFLDAYGFPKSTITRLRNSGDTRNVGEGSDIGLKKKLYFRATSENTDLDREAELLKNSNAIRKNDIRFVMVTDFKRLVALDLSAEERLDISLSELDKNYAFFLPLAGYEKAVMYSEHPADVKASEKMGQLFDLIRERNDLSKAEDIHALNVFLTRLLFCFYAEDTGIFEKNQLTTAIQSATKDDGSDVDQFFTDLFTVLNLNDKDPERLKLPIHLKAFPYVNGGLFRDDEPIPEFGRKARRLLIDCGSLNWSEINPDIFGSMFQAVIDEEQRGNLGQHYTSVSNIMKVIQPLFLDKLYAELERSRKSENKLKELLLRLQNFRIFDPACGSGNFLIIAYKELRKFEMAVMNSLNEASKQVVMYSSEIRLSQFYGIEIDDFAHEVAVLSLWLAEHQMNMEFKDIFGYAEPTLPLRDSGNIICGNALRLDWESVCPPEEQNGSLYEVYICGNPPFLGSGGRSDAQNEDMAYVFSDFKSFGMLDLVACWFWKSAQYISGVNAEFALVSTNSICQGDQVSTLWKPILDKELKIRFAHQTFTWKNHAKQNAAVHVVVIGVANTLEINNKTIFKAVEEDSVHKVAVKNINPYLVDAKDIIVSSRTKPISEIPLMIYGNKPVDGGHLLLTTDEKNHLLTSEPEAGMWIKKLLGAQEFIQSKERWCLWFIGATTEDINKLPLTNARIQLVQEMRENSRKAATKKIARTPHLFGEVRHPKEGSYILVPRVSSERRPYIPIGFFDASVISTDSNQMIPNATLYEFGVLTSEMHNDWMRTVAGRLKSDYRYSATLVYNTFPWPKINEKQRAEIETLAEEILLIREDFPDKSLADLYDPIKIPEPLLNAHRALDKAIEVLYRDKPFRDASERLEHLFNRYDALIAEEKVKKPVKKKTTRSK comes from the coding sequence ATGGCGATAAGTCAGGCACGTATTATTGAGTCATTGGAGCAATTTTGTTCAAATATCAATCTAAAAGAGTTTATTTTTTCTTTTTTAGACGCCTATGGCTTTCCTAAAAGTACCATTACTCGGTTAAGAAATAGTGGCGATACTCGTAATGTCGGTGAAGGTAGCGACATAGGATTGAAGAAGAAGCTTTATTTTCGAGCTACATCAGAAAACACTGATTTAGACCGCGAGGCGGAATTACTTAAAAACAGTAATGCAATTAGAAAAAATGACATTCGTTTTGTCATGGTGACTGATTTTAAACGCCTAGTAGCTTTGGACCTATCTGCTGAAGAGCGCCTTGATATCTCCCTAAGCGAGCTAGATAAGAATTATGCGTTCTTTCTTCCGCTTGCCGGTTATGAAAAAGCAGTCATGTATTCAGAGCACCCAGCAGACGTCAAAGCCTCCGAGAAAATGGGACAGCTGTTCGACCTTATACGTGAACGTAATGACCTTTCTAAAGCTGAAGATATTCATGCATTAAATGTCTTTCTAACCCGCTTGCTTTTTTGTTTTTATGCCGAAGACACCGGTATCTTTGAAAAAAACCAGCTAACAACTGCCATACAATCTGCTACTAAAGATGACGGCTCTGACGTTGATCAGTTTTTTACTGATTTATTTACTGTTTTGAACTTAAATGACAAAGATCCAGAACGTCTAAAGTTACCGATTCACCTTAAAGCATTTCCTTACGTAAATGGTGGGCTATTTCGTGATGATGAGCCTATTCCTGAATTTGGACGTAAGGCTCGTCGCCTGTTGATTGATTGTGGCTCTTTAAATTGGTCTGAGATTAACCCTGATATTTTCGGATCGATGTTTCAAGCAGTTATTGACGAAGAGCAACGTGGGAATTTAGGACAGCATTACACTTCTGTTTCCAACATCATGAAAGTCATACAGCCTCTATTTCTCGACAAACTTTATGCCGAGCTGGAAAGGTCACGTAAAAGTGAGAACAAACTAAAAGAATTACTTCTTCGTCTCCAAAATTTTCGAATTTTTGATCCTGCGTGTGGCTCAGGCAACTTCTTAATCATTGCATATAAAGAGTTACGAAAATTTGAGATGGCAGTGATGAATTCACTAAATGAAGCATCAAAACAAGTGGTGATGTATTCTTCAGAAATTCGACTATCTCAGTTTTACGGCATAGAAATTGATGACTTTGCTCATGAAGTTGCAGTTTTGTCTTTATGGCTTGCCGAGCATCAAATGAATATGGAGTTCAAAGACATATTTGGATATGCAGAGCCCACTTTGCCACTTCGTGATTCAGGTAATATTATCTGTGGGAATGCGCTGCGACTGGATTGGGAGAGCGTATGCCCTCCAGAAGAGCAAAATGGAAGCTTATATGAGGTCTATATTTGTGGTAACCCACCATTTTTAGGGAGTGGTGGGCGTAGTGATGCACAAAATGAAGATATGGCTTATGTCTTTTCTGATTTTAAATCATTTGGCATGCTTGACTTAGTGGCTTGTTGGTTTTGGAAAAGTGCTCAATACATATCAGGTGTTAATGCTGAATTTGCATTGGTTTCGACGAATTCAATCTGCCAAGGAGATCAAGTATCTACTTTATGGAAACCTATTTTAGACAAAGAACTAAAAATCCGATTTGCTCATCAGACTTTTACTTGGAAAAATCACGCTAAACAAAATGCTGCAGTCCATGTTGTGGTAATTGGGGTTGCTAATACTTTAGAGATAAATAACAAAACTATATTTAAGGCGGTTGAAGAGGATTCTGTTCATAAGGTCGCTGTAAAAAACATAAATCCGTATCTAGTGGATGCAAAGGATATTATTGTTTCTAGCAGAACTAAGCCGATATCAGAAATCCCATTAATGATTTATGGAAATAAGCCCGTAGATGGCGGTCACCTTTTACTTACAACTGACGAAAAGAACCATCTATTGACATCAGAGCCAGAAGCTGGGATGTGGATAAAAAAACTTTTAGGTGCTCAAGAATTCATCCAATCCAAAGAGCGTTGGTGTTTATGGTTTATTGGAGCAACTACTGAAGATATAAACAAACTACCTTTGACGAACGCAAGAATACAGCTAGTGCAAGAAATGCGCGAAAATAGTAGAAAAGCCGCCACAAAAAAAATAGCAAGAACACCTCATTTGTTTGGCGAAGTACGGCACCCCAAAGAAGGTTCGTATATATTAGTACCTCGTGTATCGTCCGAGCGTAGGCCATATATACCTATAGGCTTTTTTGATGCATCAGTAATTTCAACTGATTCAAATCAAATGATCCCAAACGCAACTCTTTATGAGTTCGGCGTCCTTACATCTGAAATGCATAATGATTGGATGCGAACAGTCGCTGGTCGTTTAAAAAGTGATTATCGTTATTCTGCCACATTAGTCTATAACACCTTCCCTTGGCCTAAAATCAACGAAAAACAACGTGCTGAGATTGAGACTTTAGCAGAAGAGATCCTACTAATCCGTGAAGACTTCCCTGATAAATCATTGGCTGATCTCTACGACCCCATTAAAATACCTGAGCCTTTGCTTAATGCTCATAGAGCCTTGGATAAAGCTATTGAGGTGCTTTACCGTGATAAGCCGTTCAGAGATGCCTCAGAGCGCCTAGAGCATCTTTTTAACCGTTATGATGCACTCATAGCTGAAGAAAAAGTAAAAAAACCCGTAAAAAAGAAAACCACACGGAGTAAGTGA
- a CDS encoding ATP-dependent nuclease has translation MNLHSIRISNFQSFGSKPTQLTLEDITYLIGPNGSGKTAVLQALCRLFAFDPSLRRIQRSDFNVPHNEQELPEERLLWIEADFEFPELDDEGDNSTVAPHFNHMRLDHPDGVPRVRYRLTATMGLDGDIEETFVYVLEVDSDGIPLNPQTVPRPERNHIQVHYLPARRDPTDHIKYGTNALLGRLLRAVNWEQEREEVKGLTDQISESLAANPSVNAFSSRLKKVWGTLHKGSYFTDPKITFVASEIEMLLRHLSVSFSPGHNEKVVDFSRLSDGQKSMLYLSLVLSSQAIGRAVLSGEDDSFDLEKLRPPVFTLIALEEPENSLSPHYLGRIVTALNSMTCNEDAQALIATHAPSMLRRVDPEKIRYLRLTEVRQTIVKNIQLPEKSDEAHKFVREAVQAFPEVFFSRLVVLGEGDSEELVLPRILSAKGVAVDEFAVTIAPLGGRHVNHFWRLLSGLEIPYLTLLDLDVSRHSGGWGRIKYVNDQLKKLIPDQALPADWIISVWNDDATPIRTQHFFENGKEQSDLFKELEKKNIYFSAPLDLDFSMLLAFPEQYSKLNYKAPTISTVRAVLGNSYHNSKQYSLKERKFFNTYHKRFKLGSKPAAHIDALAQISDKDLLANMPKSFKRLADAVISKLEELQE, from the coding sequence ATGAACCTGCACAGCATTCGGATTTCAAACTTTCAAAGTTTTGGTTCAAAGCCCACACAGCTTACATTGGAAGATATTACTTATTTGATTGGCCCCAATGGCTCAGGAAAAACAGCTGTACTTCAAGCTTTGTGCAGACTATTTGCTTTTGATCCATCATTGCGCCGTATTCAGCGATCAGATTTTAATGTTCCGCATAATGAACAGGAATTACCAGAAGAAAGGCTGCTGTGGATTGAGGCAGACTTCGAGTTCCCCGAGTTAGATGACGAAGGTGATAACTCGACTGTAGCTCCTCATTTTAACCACATGCGCCTTGATCATCCTGATGGTGTTCCTAGAGTTCGATATCGTTTAACAGCTACTATGGGGTTGGACGGGGATATTGAAGAGACTTTTGTATATGTTCTTGAGGTAGATTCGGATGGTATCCCTTTAAACCCTCAAACTGTACCTAGGCCTGAGAGAAATCACATACAGGTTCACTATCTGCCAGCCCGTAGAGATCCCACAGACCATATTAAATATGGAACAAACGCCTTGCTTGGTCGCCTGCTGCGGGCTGTAAATTGGGAACAGGAGCGTGAAGAGGTCAAAGGGTTAACTGATCAGATTAGTGAAAGTTTGGCGGCCAATCCATCAGTTAATGCTTTTAGTTCCCGATTAAAAAAAGTATGGGGGACTCTTCATAAAGGTAGTTATTTCACGGATCCAAAGATTACTTTTGTGGCATCAGAAATAGAGATGCTACTTCGTCATCTATCTGTGTCTTTTTCACCTGGTCATAATGAGAAAGTTGTTGATTTTTCACGACTGAGTGACGGCCAGAAGTCGATGCTCTACTTGTCATTAGTACTTTCTTCTCAAGCAATTGGACGTGCCGTTCTTTCTGGTGAAGACGACTCATTTGATCTAGAGAAGTTACGCCCACCTGTCTTTACTTTAATTGCTCTTGAGGAACCTGAGAACAGCCTGTCACCTCATTACCTGGGCCGGATTGTTACTGCTCTGAATTCCATGACTTGCAATGAAGACGCTCAAGCTTTAATTGCTACCCATGCACCTTCAATGTTGCGACGTGTCGATCCGGAAAAAATTCGCTACCTTCGACTAACCGAAGTTCGACAAACAATAGTTAAGAATATCCAATTACCCGAAAAATCTGATGAAGCGCACAAATTTGTTCGTGAAGCCGTTCAGGCGTTCCCAGAGGTTTTCTTCTCTCGTTTGGTTGTTTTAGGTGAAGGAGATAGCGAAGAGCTAGTGCTTCCACGTATTCTCAGTGCAAAAGGTGTGGCTGTAGATGAGTTTGCGGTCACGATTGCTCCTTTAGGCGGTCGGCATGTTAACCATTTTTGGCGTTTGTTATCTGGATTGGAAATTCCCTATCTAACGCTTCTTGACCTCGATGTATCAAGACATAGCGGTGGTTGGGGTCGAATTAAATATGTAAACGACCAACTGAAAAAATTGATACCTGATCAAGCTTTACCTGCTGATTGGATAATTTCAGTTTGGAATGATGACGCTACACCTATCCGAACTCAGCACTTTTTTGAAAACGGAAAAGAACAAAGTGATCTATTTAAAGAACTTGAAAAGAAAAATATATATTTTTCAGCGCCATTAGATTTAGACTTTTCAATGCTCTTAGCCTTTCCTGAGCAGTACTCTAAGCTAAACTACAAAGCTCCTACGATTTCAACTGTGAGAGCGGTTCTTGGAAACTCTTATCATAATTCAAAGCAGTATTCTCTAAAAGAAAGAAAGTTCTTTAACACTTATCATAAACGATTCAAATTGGGCAGTAAGCCCGCTGCACATATAGATGCCTTGGCTCAAATTAGTGACAAGGATTTATTAGCGAACATGCCTAAATCATTCAAACGACTCGCGGATGCTGTAATTTCTAAGCTTGAGGAGTTGCAAGAGTGA